The nucleotide window TGCAATTAAAGGACTTGCTTACCATTATATATATATGGCCTAGACTTCCATCATGCTTATATAGTAGTATTAAAAAAGAATTGATAAAATATGAATTTCCACTGGAAACTGAAGGCAAGCAAATTAAAAATTCTGATGATGATTCATAATAACATGCTTAAACAACTGATCCAGAAATCACACCTGAACAGACATAAGTTTTCCCTGTTTTTCTCTAGAACAATAGTAAATGAGCCATATTGGATATTAAGAAATACAGGATATTTATCATACCATAGACTGACAAACCCACATAATAAAATTTGATTAGATAACTTACCAAAGAAATAAACAGCTGCTCAAACAACTCGGAAGGTGAGAGTTCCTCTAAATCGTGCAGAATACCCTCCCTGCATAATCAAAGAATCACTTCTTTAATTCAGGTACATTAGGCTTGCTAATTGCAACTTGGAAAATATTATACAATGATTCCAACTTACACTGCCAAATCCTCATCAAACAGGGGAGCCTGTTTAATAGCTGGTACTGCTTTGGCTGTTTCCCAAAGTTCACGCCACAAGTTACCTACAATCAATGAAAATCATTTATCAGCACAAAATGATAATGCCAAGTACTAAAGACTTCAAGATACTTGtgtatttttgtaaaaaaaattaaataaaatgtatGCATATAAAACCAGAAGTTAAATGACATGAGACTCTAATgccattataaatatatattttttgctTCACAGAAATCAGGTAAAATAATTTTCCAGGTGGAACAATAATTGCAATCACAGGAACCCTTATATTGACAGAATTGTGATGACTAATTGCAATTCAGCAATTTAGTAAGAAACAAAAATAGGATAAAGGCTGCTATACCTTCTTTTTGCATTCGACTACTTAGTTGACCCTTTGTAGAAGATGCATCACCTCCCTCGAAAAACTCATTAGCCTCATCAAGATTATCTGTCCAATCTGGAGGAGAGTGCCATCTTACAAAATCCTCCAAGATACAACCAGGATTTGCGGCCTAATACATATATTAAAACATATAGAATCCAGTAACATTCATAAGAATCTTGCTGATGATCCACAAGGTAGACAAACTTCATAATTCAGAAACTCTACCTTGAAGGCCTGCATGTCAGAGAGGAGTTGAGAACACCCAGCACCAACActgatggaaaaaaaaaaaaaaaaaaaaaagaagcaaagcATGCCCAAACTTGATCAATTTCCTCTGTGCCAACAAGTTATAGCATATCATGCAAACGAGATACTTCATGGTAGGCATGAAAAATATGGATGCTTATTCATGAACTCTTTAATCTATAGCCAACCACTAGCATGCATAGCCGAGAAAGTTAATCGGTCATATTACAATGATTTGTGTTCATGATGATTGAAGAATGTGAAAGGGCCTCAAATCTTAAAAATAATAATGAAGGAGGCTTAGAATCAAGACATCATGAAAAGTTGCAATTGGAAGGAAACAGCACAAAATCTAAAAATAACTGATACTCAATAAACTAACCTCCCAGTTCGAAGCACAAACTCCTCATTTTCTTTGATAAGATCTTCAGTAAGCAAAGGCCCTTCCTACATATGTAAATGCACACAGATCAGAACAACACGAGTAAGTTTAAATGCATAGTTATCTCGTAGCAAAAAAATTCACAGCCATACCTGTGTTATTGGTGAGTATATTGGTTCACCAGTTTCCAACATGGTTAAATTTTCAGCTGGCTGATCAGCGCCCAACCGAAGGACATTTTCGCCATTGCTTAATCTAGCATACAAGATAACGCTTGAACTTATGGCCTCGTTAGAAATAGCTGACTGTTCAGTACATGAACCGGCATCCCTCATTACCAATTCTAGTGATTCAGTGGCAATAATGTGACGCCTTTTCCTTGAAACACAGCAATTGATAACTTGAAGTTTCTGGTATAAAAGACATGAATTTAGATCTGGAAGATCATCCAAAGGGATGCCAGGTAAATGTAGTTCTTCAGACCAGAGTCTTCTCATCTGCATGTGTTAAGGATTAAAACATACTTTGTCAGGCAAAGCTACAATGAAGTGTCATTAATActtcaatttcaatttcaatttctgGTTTACATAACCCAAGAactttaaaaataaagataaaaaaaaggaaaaactaAGTTCTGAGGAATATTATTTGAGAAAAAGGAATCATTGTAAGATACATTGACTAGTAAGTAAGGGACCATTAATTTGCCTGCACTGTGGTGCCAAATTTTAGGGGGGAAAATTATCTGAACTTTgttgtcaaatatattttcataaaaagAACTTCAGATTTCAACAAGAGATATAGCCATGCATTCAAAATTTAGCACAAGCAACACAACATCATAAGCAAACTTTTCAATCATGTTAAACTTTTATTCGTACAGATTACAGGAGTGCCAGAGAACCTACTTCAGCCACAATTTTGCACCATAGAAATGCCATTTTCCTCAGGGTTTTAAAGCTTCCAATTACTTCAGATAGCTTGACAAGCAAGCTCTCAGGAGGAGCACCATGAATATCTCTAGGCAAAGATAATGCTTCCAAACCAAAGCTGATATTCCTTCTGAGAAACTTTCCCTCTGCGAATTTCTTGCAGATATTACAATGGAAGTGAAAGATCATCACAGGATAGTGCAAAATATTCAATGTGAAAAGTTATGCTACAAGGAAGCACTCTCTTAACAATAACTAATCATGAACCTACCTACATCAAAAAGTGAACGTATCAAGGAAAAAACCTTCTCCTCATCACCACCAAACTCAGATGCAAGCTTATCCTCCTTATCACGAAGAACTAATGACTTCACTGCAGCAAGGCTCAAGCTTGCCCTCTCCATGATAGGTGAAGAGGCTCCAGATGATGCCAAAATATCTTTCATTGACTTGTGCTTCTTCCCAGCACTAGAAAAAGGATCCCAGCAGAAGAATACAACCGTGAAGAATTAATCATTTTTAAGGAACATGGAACAATATAGGATAGAATGGCGAAGGAAAAAGAATTAAAGTCAACTAAAATACT belongs to Hevea brasiliensis isolate MT/VB/25A 57/8 chromosome 4, ASM3005281v1, whole genome shotgun sequence and includes:
- the LOC110640748 gene encoding uncharacterized protein LOC110640748; translation: MEAPSFVSKARTALHSAAAKAERVFTDIKSDFISDRAVSEKQSPKESRKQLEDESFKNDEESKSNNEGKHLRWRPAHIGTKQEWQDRLKNIRIGKKGAENNTEKVENPNMAVPFYDENLYILNMKNDVEAKGSQVSVIVERLNSTDPDSIPSTSVMKQLAVAIDAGKKHKSMKDILASSGASSPIMERASLSLAAVKSLVLRDKEDKLASEFGGDEEKVFSLIRSLFDVEGKFLRRNISFGLEALSLPRDIHGAPPESLLVKLSEVIGSFKTLRKMAFLWCKIVAEMRRLWSEELHLPGIPLDDLPDLNSCLLYQKLQVINCCVSRKRRHIIATESLELVMRDAGSCTEQSAISNEAISSSVILYARLSNGENVLRLGADQPAENLTMLETGEPIYSPITQEGPLLTEDLIKENEEFVLRTGSVGAGCSQLLSDMQAFKAANPGCILEDFVRWHSPPDWTDNLDEANEFFEGGDASSTKGQLSSRMQKEGNLWRELWETAKAVPAIKQAPLFDEDLAVEGILHDLEELSPSELFEQLFISLLGLGFVMAESKLSSNNDLSELFNKCKDYIVFSFQGSSWSEKVDDLCQVYETMEKILLNPEEVLKAVNQTEGTTAVTAGEPKSRFKKLGLNFGSKDRNLRKQSFKDTNSEISPRQPFSNFFDGKSSLFSKKPPKPESASASDTSSSSPDENEWTIVNP